A genomic region of Paenibacillus sp. PL2-23 contains the following coding sequences:
- the pheT gene encoding phenylalanine--tRNA ligase subunit beta — protein sequence MKVSYQWLNEYIELDGIAAEELAELMTRGGIEIDGVESRNKGVTGVVVGHVVSKEKHPDADKLNVCKVDVGTGEELQIVCGAKNVDAGQKVPVAVIGAVLPDDFKIKRAKLRGVESQGMICSAKELGLNDKLLPKEQQEGILVLPEATPVGTPIGDVLGIDDEVLELDLTPNRSDCLSMLGVAYEVGALTGREAKRPSESVHHAAADTADYVSVSIEAREQCSHYAARYIKGVQIGPSPQWLQNRLMAAGVRPINNVVDVTNFVMLEYGQPLHAFDADKVPGGRILVRMAREGETIVTLDDQERKLEPHMLVITDGSEPIALAGVMGGASTEVTASTVNILLESAKFDGGTIRKTSRQLGLRSESSIRFEKEVDPSNVIPALNRAAKLIAELGEGFVTQGIVEAIAAAAEPKQVTVALERINSYLGTELTSLEVRSIFGRLQFPYTLHDNDVFVVEVPTRRGDITRAVDLIEEVARLHGYDNIPTTLIHGDAIPGSLTKEQSIRRELRKRLTDSGLHEVICYSFTSPARTSLFPALTSEAKAVRLAMPMSEERSVLRTTLIAQLTETAVYNRNRKNESAALFEIGSVFHTDEEQLTRLPQEKHRFAALLTGNKTAASWNTKAEAYDFYDAKGIVETIAETLGLSGSISYAAAQPEHFHPGRTASVTLHTPAGEVVIGYVGQLHPALQVEWDMADTYLVELELNALYEAASSDIAYKALPKYPAMERDIAVVVDAAVAAGSLTDAAWATAGELLESVRVFDVYTGERLGADKKSVAISLVYRHAERTLTDEEVTAVHGQVVQKFEQSFGAELRK from the coding sequence ATGAAGGTATCTTACCAATGGTTGAATGAATATATCGAGCTTGACGGCATTGCGGCGGAGGAGCTTGCGGAGCTTATGACACGCGGCGGCATCGAGATTGATGGCGTGGAATCGCGGAACAAAGGCGTCACAGGCGTCGTAGTGGGTCATGTTGTGTCCAAGGAGAAGCATCCGGACGCCGACAAGCTGAATGTATGCAAGGTGGACGTCGGCACGGGCGAGGAGCTTCAAATTGTGTGTGGAGCCAAAAACGTGGACGCGGGCCAGAAGGTTCCCGTTGCGGTTATCGGAGCCGTATTGCCTGACGATTTCAAAATTAAACGCGCAAAGCTGCGCGGCGTAGAGTCGCAGGGCATGATCTGCTCCGCGAAGGAGCTGGGCTTGAACGATAAGCTGCTGCCGAAGGAGCAGCAGGAGGGCATCCTCGTCTTGCCGGAAGCAACGCCGGTGGGCACGCCAATCGGCGACGTACTGGGCATCGATGACGAGGTGCTGGAGCTGGACCTGACGCCGAATCGTTCCGACTGCCTCAGCATGCTGGGCGTCGCGTATGAAGTCGGCGCGCTGACTGGACGCGAGGCGAAGCGTCCAAGCGAGTCCGTTCATCATGCGGCAGCGGATACCGCAGACTATGTATCGGTGAGTATTGAAGCGCGGGAGCAATGCTCGCATTACGCTGCCCGTTATATTAAAGGCGTACAGATTGGACCGTCTCCGCAATGGCTGCAGAATCGCCTGATGGCGGCGGGCGTTCGCCCCATTAACAATGTAGTCGACGTCACCAACTTCGTCATGCTGGAATACGGACAGCCCCTTCACGCGTTCGACGCTGACAAGGTGCCGGGCGGCCGCATTCTGGTGCGGATGGCGCGCGAGGGCGAGACGATCGTCACGCTTGACGATCAAGAGCGCAAGCTGGAGCCGCATATGCTTGTTATTACAGACGGCAGCGAGCCGATCGCGCTGGCTGGCGTTATGGGAGGCGCAAGCACGGAGGTGACCGCTTCAACCGTTAATATTCTGCTGGAGTCCGCTAAATTCGATGGCGGCACCATTCGCAAGACATCCCGTCAGCTTGGCCTGCGTTCGGAATCCAGCATTCGCTTCGAGAAGGAAGTGGACCCTTCCAACGTCATTCCTGCGCTTAACCGCGCGGCGAAGCTGATCGCGGAATTGGGCGAAGGGTTTGTCACGCAAGGCATTGTGGAAGCTATTGCTGCTGCGGCTGAGCCGAAGCAAGTGACGGTTGCGCTGGAGCGGATTAACAGCTATCTCGGCACAGAGCTGACAAGCCTGGAGGTGCGTTCCATCTTCGGTCGCCTGCAGTTCCCCTATACGCTGCATGACAATGACGTATTTGTGGTGGAAGTGCCAACCCGCAGAGGCGATATTACACGGGCGGTGGATCTGATCGAGGAGGTTGCGCGGCTGCATGGCTATGACAACATCCCGACGACGCTCATTCATGGCGACGCCATTCCAGGCTCGCTTACGAAGGAGCAGTCGATTCGCCGCGAGCTGCGGAAGCGGCTTACGGACTCCGGCCTGCATGAAGTGATATGCTATTCCTTCACGAGCCCGGCCAGGACATCGCTGTTCCCGGCTCTGACGAGCGAGGCGAAGGCGGTTCGGCTTGCGATGCCGATGAGCGAGGAGCGGAGCGTGCTCCGGACGACGCTGATTGCGCAGCTGACGGAGACGGCCGTCTACAATCGCAATCGCAAGAACGAGTCTGCCGCGCTGTTCGAGATCGGCAGCGTCTTCCATACCGATGAGGAGCAGCTGACGCGCCTTCCGCAGGAGAAGCATCGCTTCGCTGCGCTGCTGACGGGCAACAAGACGGCGGCCTCGTGGAATACGAAGGCGGAGGCTTATGATTTCTATGATGCCAAGGGTATTGTGGAGACAATCGCTGAGACGCTGGGCTTGTCCGGCAGCATCTCATACGCGGCGGCGCAGCCGGAGCATTTTCACCCTGGAAGAACGGCATCGGTAACGCTTCATACGCCAGCAGGCGAGGTTGTGATCGGCTATGTGGGCCAGCTTCATCCGGCGCTGCAGGTGGAATGGGATATGGCCGACACCTATCTGGTGGAGCTGGAGCTGAACGCGCTCTACGAAGCAGCCAGCAGTGACATTGCTTACAAGGCGCTGCCGAAATATCCCGCTATGGAGCGTGACATCGCCGTTGTGGTTGATGCGGCAGTTGCCGCGGGAAGCCTGACAGACGCTGCATGGGCGACTGCCGGAGAGCTGCTGGAATCGGTTCGCGTATTCGATGTGTATACGGGCGAGCGTCTGGGAGCGGACAAAAAGAGCGTCGCAATCTCCCTCGTATACCGTCATGCGGAGCGCACGCTGACCGACGAAGAGGTTACGGCTGTACACGGGCAAGTCGTACAGAAATTCGAACAATCTTTTGGCGCGGAATTGCGCAAGTAG
- the pheS gene encoding phenylalanine--tRNA ligase subunit alpha, giving the protein MKERLEELRGEALQELQGVQSQQALNDLRVKYLGKKGALTEILRGMGALSAEERPVIGQVANDVRGAIEAVIEEKAAAFQQAETNNRLLAETIDVTLPGKKLPTGAIHPLNKVAQEIEDVFVGLGYSIAEGPEVETDYYNFEALNLPKNHPARDMQDSFYVTDEILMRTHTSPVQVRTMKAKEGMTPVKVICPGKVYRRDDDDATHSFQFNQIEGLVIGKGIRMSDLKGTLLQFVQQMFGAQAQIRLRPSFFPFTEPSAEVDVTCVQCGGHGCRMCKGTGWLEILGCGMVHPRVLEMGGYDPEEVSGFAFGMGVERIALLKYGIDDIRHFYTNDLRFLGQFARM; this is encoded by the coding sequence GTGAAGGAAAGACTGGAGGAGCTGCGGGGCGAGGCGCTGCAGGAGCTGCAGGGGGTACAATCGCAGCAGGCGCTGAATGATCTGCGGGTCAAATATTTGGGCAAAAAAGGCGCGTTGACGGAAATTCTCCGAGGCATGGGAGCGCTCAGCGCAGAGGAGCGTCCCGTCATCGGGCAGGTTGCGAACGATGTGCGCGGCGCGATTGAGGCTGTTATTGAAGAGAAAGCGGCGGCATTCCAGCAGGCAGAGACGAACAACCGTCTGCTTGCAGAGACCATCGATGTGACGCTGCCGGGCAAGAAGCTGCCGACAGGCGCGATCCATCCGCTGAACAAGGTCGCACAAGAGATTGAAGATGTATTCGTGGGACTTGGCTATTCCATTGCGGAGGGCCCCGAGGTGGAGACGGATTATTACAACTTCGAAGCACTTAATCTGCCGAAGAACCATCCCGCTCGCGATATGCAGGATTCGTTCTATGTGACGGACGAAATTCTGATGCGCACCCACACCTCGCCTGTTCAAGTCCGGACGATGAAGGCGAAGGAAGGCATGACGCCGGTGAAGGTGATTTGCCCCGGCAAGGTGTATCGTCGGGATGACGACGATGCGACCCATTCCTTCCAATTCAATCAGATTGAAGGTCTTGTGATTGGGAAAGGCATTCGGATGAGCGACCTGAAGGGCACGCTGCTGCAATTCGTGCAGCAAATGTTCGGAGCGCAGGCGCAAATCCGCCTTCGTCCCAGCTTCTTCCCGTTCACAGAGCCAAGCGCCGAGGTTGATGTGACCTGTGTGCAATGCGGCGGCCATGGCTGCCGGATGTGCAAGGGAACGGGCTGGCTGGAAATTCTCGGGTGCGGTATGGTGCATCCTCGTGTGCTTGAGATGGGCGGCTATGACCCTGAGGAAGTGTCGGGCTTTGCGTTCGGCATGGGCGTAGAGAGAATCGCGCTGCTGAAATACGGCATTGACGATATCCGCCATTTCTACACCAACGATCTGCGTTTCCTGGGCCAATTCGCGAGAATGTGA
- a CDS encoding HEAT repeat domain-containing protein: MNALLRLVGARMEDQRKLFLMAPVFFVCGIAEMLNYNSFMTLFNQRFGSEYLPYVYAAEAVILPLEAWLLAWLAAKLPKPKLMRVMFGMLLGIVAACTALLIVLAMLKADARWFYPVLFIASSFVVRQQTILLWSLAVDLCPTQQAKRLMPLFVGAATLGGVAAGLLAQLISLVWGPEAIYAAGLALLLIAWPNYRRVIATYLVPLSLKLAASGGDNAQEETISAGAVFKQALRSPFLLTVILLMTFMPGLYFLMEYEFLNVARESTGSEQQFSRYFGLVTTVLFILAFLLQLISGKLMAKLGASHMLTVISAIYVLSFGGAALFIDSAAALPVISLGYMLLYLLLYYTAEPSYQLFFKTLPLAQRDSYRYAAQGIAASAGILIGAALQFMHAGLGVSWTMLSIVGLIGAVLLLLLAWYGRRLYMRELVRSVSTMSAADMAESVEEISRSSEALAEVKKLLKHPLASAKEIALQIIGRLQNPKDLPELLPLLNDDHYRIRIEALRAMNLEQADLQALVKIASFLEDPDDELRIEGVKAIARMKHMEEQAFFFLRQKLLDRHPGVVAESVKAMYSFNRAQSYEACAEVIERILTAGGEAAVYMCRAVAELKLDAYIPQLLNMLGDMHPAARVAAAESLGKLGHAELAPILIDSLPFMDEEMLAASVQAFIAIGPASVEPLLESLPAASPKHWGAAVRALSALMDEDEVRGTLAERGVGRLAELQHAAAYSGSLRAIGRDDLAVLAAMRWQEARKFLFVGLWSVLSRLGDEAAVSHIRTALESDDEETRSNAQEVLAEGFGERRLSQAMAALMELRAPEAGSVIAENAASILEGAKRGNDEWWREMAAAALNDNSGGGGMTSEGLMMSRLNKVVFLKQVPYFGDLSLEELGLIANVAIEETVSDEETLLRRGESHSAMYVIVDGNIELTSVSAAGWEGTIGVLGPGDVCGVTSALDGTPSTVTAQSLLGDAKVLKLSGDDVSRLIRLYPEIGMGLLRASFARIRLLEEMLMRIDS; encoded by the coding sequence ATGAATGCCTTGTTACGTTTAGTTGGTGCCCGAATGGAGGATCAGCGCAAGCTCTTCCTGATGGCGCCTGTTTTTTTTGTATGCGGCATCGCGGAGATGCTCAATTACAACAGCTTCATGACGTTGTTTAACCAACGGTTCGGAAGCGAATATTTGCCCTATGTCTACGCGGCGGAGGCAGTTATTCTGCCGCTGGAGGCATGGCTGCTGGCGTGGCTCGCCGCCAAGCTGCCGAAGCCGAAGCTGATGCGCGTCATGTTCGGCATGCTGCTCGGCATCGTCGCGGCATGCACCGCGCTGCTGATCGTTCTCGCTATGCTGAAAGCAGACGCGCGGTGGTTCTATCCCGTGCTGTTCATCGCTTCCAGCTTTGTTGTTCGGCAGCAGACGATATTGCTGTGGAGCCTTGCCGTTGATCTATGTCCGACGCAGCAGGCGAAGCGCCTGATGCCGTTGTTCGTCGGAGCGGCGACGCTTGGCGGCGTGGCGGCCGGTCTGCTCGCGCAGTTGATCAGTCTTGTATGGGGACCTGAAGCGATCTATGCGGCAGGACTGGCTCTGCTTCTGATCGCGTGGCCGAACTACCGCAGGGTGATTGCCACCTACCTGGTGCCGTTATCGTTAAAGCTTGCGGCCTCAGGCGGGGATAACGCGCAGGAGGAGACGATATCCGCCGGAGCGGTGTTCAAGCAAGCGCTCAGATCGCCGTTTCTGCTGACGGTCATTCTGCTGATGACGTTTATGCCGGGGCTCTATTTCCTCATGGAATACGAGTTTCTGAATGTAGCCAGGGAAAGCACCGGCAGCGAGCAGCAGTTCAGCCGGTATTTCGGCCTGGTTACAACGGTGCTGTTCATCCTGGCGTTTCTGCTGCAGCTCATCTCCGGCAAGCTGATGGCGAAGCTGGGGGCCAGCCATATGCTGACGGTGATATCGGCGATCTATGTGCTGTCTTTTGGGGGAGCGGCCTTGTTCATTGACAGCGCAGCGGCGCTGCCGGTCATCTCGCTTGGCTACATGCTGCTCTATCTGCTGCTCTACTATACGGCAGAGCCTTCCTATCAATTGTTCTTCAAGACGCTGCCGCTTGCGCAGCGCGACAGCTACCGCTATGCGGCGCAGGGCATTGCGGCCTCCGCGGGCATACTGATAGGCGCGGCCCTGCAATTTATGCATGCCGGGTTAGGCGTATCATGGACGATGTTGTCGATAGTCGGCCTCATTGGCGCCGTGCTCCTGCTGTTGCTGGCCTGGTATGGACGAAGGCTGTACATGCGCGAGCTGGTGCGCAGCGTTAGCACGATGAGCGCGGCGGACATGGCGGAGTCCGTAGAGGAGATCAGCCGGAGCAGCGAGGCTTTGGCGGAGGTGAAGAAGCTGCTGAAGCACCCGCTGGCGTCCGCCAAGGAAATCGCGCTGCAAATTATCGGCCGTCTTCAGAACCCCAAGGATCTGCCGGAGCTGCTGCCTCTGCTGAACGATGATCATTATCGCATTCGGATTGAAGCGCTTCGGGCGATGAATCTGGAGCAAGCCGACCTGCAGGCGCTGGTCAAAATCGCGAGCTTTCTGGAGGACCCCGACGATGAGCTGCGTATCGAAGGGGTCAAAGCGATCGCCAGAATGAAGCATATGGAGGAGCAGGCGTTTTTCTTCTTGCGGCAAAAGCTGCTTGACCGCCATCCCGGCGTTGTCGCGGAATCGGTCAAGGCGATGTACTCCTTCAATCGCGCGCAGAGCTACGAGGCTTGCGCCGAGGTGATTGAACGGATTCTAACCGCCGGGGGCGAAGCCGCCGTCTATATGTGCCGCGCGGTAGCGGAGCTGAAGCTGGATGCTTATATTCCGCAGCTGCTGAACATGCTTGGCGATATGCATCCCGCGGCGCGAGTCGCGGCAGCCGAGAGCCTCGGCAAGCTTGGTCACGCGGAGCTGGCGCCGATTCTGATCGACAGCCTGCCGTTTATGGACGAGGAGATGCTGGCTGCTTCCGTGCAAGCCTTCATCGCGATCGGGCCTGCCTCCGTCGAGCCGTTGCTGGAGAGCCTTCCTGCGGCATCTCCCAAGCATTGGGGAGCGGCGGTCCGCGCCCTGTCGGCGCTGATGGACGAGGACGAGGTGCGCGGGACGCTTGCGGAGCGGGGCGTAGGCCGATTGGCGGAGCTCCAGCATGCGGCGGCCTATTCCGGCTCGCTGCGCGCGATAGGCCGGGATGATCTGGCGGTGCTGGCAGCGATGCGGTGGCAGGAGGCGCGCAAGTTTTTGTTCGTCGGCCTGTGGAGCGTGCTGTCCCGTCTAGGGGACGAGGCTGCGGTGTCGCATATCCGCACGGCACTGGAGTCGGACGACGAGGAGACGAGAAGCAACGCGCAGGAGGTGCTCGCGGAAGGGTTTGGCGAGCGGAGGCTGTCGCAGGCGATGGCCGCCTTGATGGAGCTGCGCGCTCCGGAAGCGGGAAGTGTGATCGCCGAGAACGCCGCCTCGATATTGGAGGGGGCGAAGCGAGGCAACGATGAATGGTGGCGCGAGATGGCCGCAGCCGCTCTGAATGATAATAGTGGAGGTGGCGGCATGACAAGCGAAGGGCTTATGATGAGTCGATTGAACAAGGTCGTGTTTCTGAAGCAGGTGCCTTATTTTGGAGATTTGTCTCTGGAGGAGCTGGGCCTTATCGCTAATGTGGCCATTGAAGAGACCGTGTCCGACGAAGAAACGCTGCTTCGCAGAGGAGAGTCCCATTCCGCCATGTATGTGATCGTGGACGGCAATATAGAGCTGACCAGTGTGTCCGCGGCCGGCTGGGAGGGCACAATCGGCGTGCTGGGCCCGGGCGATGTATGCGGCGTTACCTCCGCCCTCGACGGGACGCCGTCAACTGTGACGGCGCAATCGCTGCTTGGGGACGCGAAGGTGCTGAAGCTGTCGGGCGACGATGTGTCGAGGCTGATTCGTCTCTATCCAGAGATCGGCATGGGGCTGCTGCGCGCATCCTTCGCGCGGATCCGCTTGCTGGAAGAGATGTTGATGCGGATTGATTCGTAG
- a CDS encoding GNAT family N-acetyltransferase: MERLPCNGEKGDGRMLVTQFQIQRLSTRQEAEEVSAFMLSDRSFDDTRYTPGELKHFRELPVRALAGDCIIWYARNDEHAIIGINVIAENEQQTGGYNWDYLVVHQDYRKVGVAAGFLDQMYRYLADVRARYIVTYTCDLPEYATIQRMFLRNGFTLIGRCPDYYYEGEDRLIYYRKLV, translated from the coding sequence ATGGAACGCTTGCCGTGTAACGGAGAGAAGGGGGATGGGCGCATGCTGGTTACGCAATTTCAGATCCAGCGATTGTCGACTCGCCAGGAAGCGGAGGAGGTGTCCGCGTTTATGCTGTCGGACCGCTCCTTCGACGATACCAGGTATACGCCAGGGGAGCTCAAGCACTTCCGCGAGCTCCCCGTCCGGGCGCTCGCCGGCGATTGCATCATCTGGTATGCCCGGAACGATGAGCATGCCATCATCGGCATTAATGTCATAGCCGAGAATGAGCAGCAGACGGGCGGGTACAACTGGGATTATCTTGTGGTGCATCAGGATTACCGCAAGGTTGGGGTCGCGGCGGGTTTTCTGGATCAAATGTATCGTTATTTGGCCGACGTCCGAGCCAGGTATATTGTCACCTACACATGTGATCTGCCGGAGTACGCGACGATCCAGCGCATGTTCCTGCGGAACGGCTTTACCCTGATCGGCAGATGCCCCGACTATTATTATGAAGGAGAAGACCGGTTGATCTATTATCGTAAGCTGGTTTAA
- a CDS encoding adenylate/guanylate cyclase domain-containing protein — MRKFPLVLLLLAVSVLLGWFDYANKEALSTPPYEKERALSYLSKAAANGDGGLFAIADSRGELLQFDEGSVEINRWQAPAEAGSSHGFTDVAAAPDGSVVALDTVLDDYGLYVLEERLYRYASGDREGALLYAFQGNGSKLRVGQMRGVQANGEHAYFYIDEQSSVGLYRIPLSGGQPEELYRFTLPDNRYLSEITGYEPGQIYYSTKRGSIYRVLQDGTSEKAYPLEGMERTNRNFPEALSLHDGRLYFIDRLVNEVVSFKAEGYSELRTELSEEELSVQSGGAEYLELMDVSLGPDGGIHYVLDDRIVSEHGEGIRVASKLTYGSSQYRMGWLVWSAAALFVGAAAVMLRLIYVHVLNRRISLFFKQIVAIVPILVISMFMLSNFIYDSFSSRMEDEMQRQLTLLARTGEALIDGDQLKRLESPADYMNEDYQAIQAKMNFLYENEDPSIRKGLYSTLYKYENGQIYILMDDDDGVNMFKPFPPNEGSVRVTEHGEVYSDRWEDATGKWVYAIGPIYDSEGKVVGVYETGRDLNVLYQSNQTIYSSILRNIGLISLVILALVLGVTYWLLHSLRKLRRSVMEMASGNWDVRVHIRSQDEVGDLGEQFNLMAKHIRTYIQDITTFSEASHRFVPQQIFKYLGKKGITEVHLGDQVQGNMSVMVSNIRSFNQLSKQLSPKQNFDFMNGFLKRFSPYVRTEEGLISKYLGAGFMALFPRRADDAIRAAIGIRRELISYNDSLRASGYAPVELGIALHKGPLMLGIVGEEQRMEGNVISDDVNVTAALERLSETVGASILVTKSFFDQLRTPERIRHRYLGRIGFGDKEQSLELIDVYEGDTDKERQLKDRTKAMFERGIQLCQEGRFFDARETFIEVIKINRFDKAAKLYFYLCDEYYQRGSSEGWNGTLAV, encoded by the coding sequence ATGCGAAAGTTCCCGTTAGTATTGCTCCTTCTGGCCGTCTCCGTCCTGCTGGGATGGTTTGACTATGCCAATAAGGAGGCGCTGTCCACTCCGCCCTACGAGAAGGAGCGTGCGCTTAGCTATTTGTCCAAGGCGGCGGCCAACGGTGATGGAGGGCTGTTCGCGATCGCTGACTCCAGGGGTGAGCTCCTGCAGTTCGACGAGGGCAGCGTGGAGATCAACCGGTGGCAAGCGCCCGCCGAGGCTGGAAGCAGCCATGGCTTTACGGATGTAGCTGCGGCGCCTGACGGCTCGGTTGTCGCTCTGGATACCGTGCTGGACGATTACGGACTCTACGTTCTGGAAGAGCGGCTCTATCGTTATGCTTCGGGCGATCGAGAAGGGGCTCTCCTCTATGCCTTCCAAGGGAATGGAAGCAAGCTGCGAGTGGGCCAGATGAGAGGGGTCCAGGCGAACGGAGAGCATGCTTACTTCTATATAGACGAACAGTCCAGCGTGGGCCTGTACAGAATTCCGTTGAGCGGAGGCCAGCCGGAGGAGCTCTATCGGTTCACGCTGCCTGACAATCGCTACTTGTCGGAAATTACGGGTTATGAGCCGGGCCAAATCTATTATTCTACCAAAAGAGGCTCCATCTATCGCGTCCTGCAGGACGGCACCAGCGAAAAGGCTTATCCGCTGGAGGGCATGGAGCGGACGAATCGGAACTTCCCCGAAGCGCTGAGCCTGCATGACGGTCGACTCTATTTCATTGATCGACTCGTCAACGAGGTGGTCAGCTTCAAGGCGGAGGGCTACAGCGAGCTGAGGACGGAGTTGTCGGAGGAAGAGCTGTCGGTGCAGTCGGGAGGCGCTGAATATTTGGAGCTTATGGATGTGTCGCTTGGCCCCGACGGCGGCATTCATTATGTGCTCGACGACAGGATCGTAAGCGAGCACGGCGAAGGCATCCGCGTTGCGAGTAAGCTGACCTACGGCTCATCCCAATACCGGATGGGCTGGCTGGTATGGTCGGCGGCGGCGCTCTTCGTTGGGGCGGCGGCCGTTATGCTTCGCCTGATCTATGTGCATGTGCTGAACAGGCGGATATCGTTATTTTTCAAACAAATAGTTGCGATTGTCCCGATTCTGGTCATCTCTATGTTCATGCTGTCCAACTTCATCTATGACAGCTTCTCCTCGCGAATGGAGGATGAGATGCAGAGGCAGCTTACGCTGCTCGCGCGTACCGGGGAGGCGCTGATAGACGGCGATCAGCTGAAGAGACTGGAGTCTCCCGCCGATTATATGAACGAGGATTATCAGGCTATTCAAGCCAAGATGAATTTCCTGTATGAGAATGAGGATCCCTCCATACGAAAGGGCTTGTACAGCACGCTGTACAAATACGAGAATGGCCAAATTTACATATTGATGGATGATGATGATGGCGTCAATATGTTCAAGCCTTTCCCGCCTAATGAAGGAAGCGTGCGGGTAACGGAGCACGGCGAAGTGTATTCGGACCGCTGGGAGGACGCCACTGGCAAATGGGTATACGCGATTGGTCCAATCTACGATTCCGAAGGCAAGGTTGTTGGCGTATACGAGACCGGACGGGATCTGAATGTGCTCTACCAATCCAATCAAACGATATACAGCAGCATCCTCCGCAATATCGGGCTGATCAGTCTCGTTATTCTGGCTCTGGTGCTGGGCGTGACCTACTGGCTGCTTCATTCCTTGCGCAAGCTTCGCCGAAGCGTGATGGAGATGGCGAGCGGCAATTGGGATGTTCGCGTACACATCCGTTCACAGGATGAGGTCGGAGATTTAGGCGAGCAGTTTAACCTGATGGCTAAGCACATCCGAACGTACATTCAGGATATTACAACCTTCAGCGAGGCGTCGCATCGGTTCGTGCCGCAGCAAATCTTCAAGTATCTCGGCAAAAAAGGCATCACTGAAGTGCATCTGGGCGATCAGGTGCAGGGCAATATGTCCGTCATGGTGTCCAATATCCGCTCGTTCAACCAGCTGTCCAAGCAGCTGTCGCCGAAGCAGAACTTTGACTTTATGAACGGCTTCCTGAAGCGATTCAGCCCTTACGTCCGGACGGAAGAGGGACTCATCTCCAAATATTTGGGCGCCGGGTTCATGGCCTTGTTCCCGCGAAGAGCGGATGACGCCATTCGCGCCGCAATTGGCATCCGCAGGGAGCTGATCAGCTACAATGACAGTCTGAGAGCTTCCGGCTATGCGCCCGTCGAGCTGGGCATCGCGCTTCACAAAGGCCCGCTGATGCTGGGTATCGTGGGCGAGGAGCAGCGTATGGAGGGCAATGTCATCTCAGACGATGTCAATGTGACCGCAGCGCTGGAGCGGCTGTCCGAGACGGTGGGGGCATCCATTCTCGTCACCAAATCGTTTTTTGACCAGCTTCGCACGCCTGAGCGGATTCGCCATCGATATCTAGGGAGAATCGGCTTCGGTGACAAAGAGCAATCGCTGGAGCTCATCGACGTGTACGAAGGCGATACCGACAAGGAGCGCCAGCTGAAGGACCGGACCAAGGCGATGTTTGAGCGAGGCATTCAGCTGTGCCAGGAGGGACGCTTCTTCGACGCCAGGGAGACCTTCATTGAGGTGATCAAGATCAATCGTTTCGATAAGGCGGCAAAGCTCTATTTCTACTTGTGCGATGAATATTATCAGAGAGGTTCCTCGGAGGGCTGGAATGGAACGCTTGCCGTGTAA
- a CDS encoding DUF4280 domain-containing protein: MGQLVCGGASMQCSFGVAPSTLNVLPANAVMTSLPIANIMDNKPMVNILPFGMCNSMANPVVAAATAAKLGVFTPQPCIPLTVAPWAPGSPTVLVGNMPALNNSSKCMCNWGGVISIVSPGQVTIQVP; this comes from the coding sequence ATGGGACAACTTGTATGCGGCGGGGCTTCCATGCAGTGCTCGTTCGGCGTTGCGCCAAGCACCTTGAACGTGCTGCCGGCGAATGCCGTCATGACCTCGCTTCCGATTGCCAATATTATGGACAATAAGCCTATGGTCAATATTTTGCCCTTCGGCATGTGCAACTCCATGGCCAACCCCGTTGTTGCAGCCGCTACCGCAGCCAAGCTTGGCGTGTTCACGCCACAGCCCTGCATTCCACTCACAGTAGCGCCATGGGCGCCGGGCTCTCCAACTGTGCTTGTCGGGAACATGCCTGCATTGAACAATTCCTCCAAGTGCATGTGCAACTGGGGCGGCGTCATCAGCATTGTGAGCCCAGGTCAAGTAACGATACAGGTGCCTTAA